The following are from one region of the Corylus avellana chromosome ca1, CavTom2PMs-1.0 genome:
- the LOC132185518 gene encoding protein RETICULATA-RELATED 1, chloroplastic-like, giving the protein MSHAVFHTAQFMPIKTLASKPKVGPFLPVVHPVADKMCRRGLVLRASASSSSAQVGGDSVGLLERCFVAPPTPGGSDSASAVMVAPVMKGQYGALGSVTLEKGKLDMSQKQSQSSPETAIGGGGGDIGKKINHGGGDGGDDDGDDDDYFDDFDDGDEGDEGGLFRRRKFIEELFDRKFVDAVLHEWQRTMMDLPAGFRQAYEMGLVSSAQMVRFLAINARPTNTRFISRALPEGISRAFIGRMIADPAFLYKLLLEEAATIGCSVWWELKNRKDRIKQEWDLALINVLTVATCNAIVVWSLAPCRSYGNTFQFDLQNTLQKLPNNIFEKSYPLREFDLQKRFHSFFYKAAELCMVGLSAGAVQGALSNVLASKKEGRLSVTIPSVSSNALGYGAFLGLYANLRYQLICGFDRSMANHFDVIAVALFFSTALRILNVQLGERSRVAWLGVEADPLVDSDSLLKVYSRPPEDVDEASSKWFISKKAVISGLGLLGIKQGTVDSVSDGQPLSVPKARRKRIVRKKVTTG; this is encoded by the exons ATGTCTCACGCGGTTTTCCATACGGCGCAATTTATGCCCATAAAGACCTTGGCTTCGAAGCCCAAGGTGGGGCCTTTTTTACCGGTTGTGCATCCGGTGGCCGATAAGATGTGCCGGAGGGGACTGGTGCTGAGGGCCTCCGCTTCGTCGTCCTCGGCCCAGGTGGGTGGGGACTCCGTTGGTCTGTTGGAGCGCTGCTTTGTAGCGCCACCGACACCTGGCGGTTCCGATTCTGCTTCGGCGGTGATGGTTGCTCCGGTTATGAAGGGGCAGTACGGTGCGTTAGGTTCGGTTACTCTGGAGAAGGGCAAGCTCGATATGTCTCAGAAGCAATCCCAGTCTAGCCCCGAG ACTGCAATTGGGGGAGGTGGTGGAGatattggaaagaaaataaatcatggtggtggtgatggtggtgaTGACGATGGCGACGACGACGATTACTTTGACGACTTCGATGACGGCGATGAAGGAGATGAGGGAGGCCTATTTAGGAGAAGGAAATTTATTGAGGAG CTTTTTGATCGTAAATTTGTGGATGCGGTGTTACATGAGTGGCAGCGGACAATGATGGATTTGCCTGCTGGATTCCGCCAAGCTTATGAAATG GGTCTGGTCAGCTCTGCTCAAATGGTAAGATTCCTAGCAATCAATGCCAGGCCGACTAATACTAGGTTCATTTCTCGAGCACTTCCTGAAGGGATATCAAGGGCATTTATTGGCAG GATGATTGCAGATCCTGCCTTCTTATATAAGCTTCTTTTAGAGGAGGCTGCTACAATTGGTTGTTCAGTTTGGTGGGAGTTGAAGAATCGCAAGGATAG GATAAAGCAAGAATGGGATCTGGCACTTATTAATGTGCTCACAGTAGCAACCTGCAATGCCATTGTTGTTTGGTCACTTGCTCCTTGTCGCTCATATGGTAACACATTCCAATTCGATTTGCAAAATACATTGCAGAAGCTCCCAAACAATATATTTGAAAAGAGTTACCCACTTCGGGAATTTGATTTGCAAAAGAGATTTCATTCGTTCTTCTACAAGGCTGCGGAGTTGTGTATGGTTGGGTTAAGTGCTGGAGCAGTACAAGGTGCATTGTCAAACGTTTTGGCTAGTAAAAAGGAGGGAAG GTTATCTGTGACAATTCCATCTGTGAGCTCTAATGCGCTTGGTTATGGTGCATTTCTCGGTCTTTATGCAAACCTCAGATATCAGCTGATATGTGGATTTGATAGATCAATGGCCAACCATTTTGATGTCATCGCAGTGGCACTGTTCTTTAGCACAGCTTTGAG GATTTTGAATGTTCAATTAGGAGAGAGATCAAGGGTGGCTTGGCTAGGGGTAGAGGCAGACCCACTGGTTGATTCAGACAGCCTCTTGAAGGTTTACAGCAGGCCTCCGGAGGACGTTGATGAGGCATCTTCGAAATGGTTTATATCAAAGAAGGCAGTTATTTCCGGGCTTGGGCTCCTTGGCATCAAACAGGGAACTGTTGACTCAGTTTCTGACGGGCAACCATTGTCGGTGCCTAAGGCTCGGAGAAAGAGGATTGTCCGGAAGAAGGTGACTACAGGATGA
- the LOC132167701 gene encoding uncharacterized protein LOC132167701, with translation MSHAVFHTAQFMPIKTLASKPKVGPFLPVVHPVADKMCRRGLVLRASASSSSAQVGGDSVGLLERCFVAPPTPGGSDSASAVMVAPVMKGQYGALGSVTLEKGKLDMSQKQSQSSPETAIGGGGGDIGKKINHGGGDGGDDDGDDDDYFDDFDDGDEGDEGGLFRRRKFIEELFDRKFVDAVLHEWQRTMMDLPAGFRQAYEMV, from the exons ATGTCTCACGCGGTTTTCCATACGGCGCAATTTATGCCCATAAAGACCTTGGCTTCGAAGCCCAAGGTGGGGCCTTTTTTACCGGTTGTGCATCCGGTGGCCGATAAGATGTGCCGGAGGGGACTGGTGCTGAGGGCCTCCGCTTCGTCGTCCTCGGCCCAGGTGGGTGGGGACTCCGTTGGTCTGTTGGAGCGCTGCTTTGTAGCGCCACCGACACCTGGCGGTTCCGATTCTGCTTCGGCGGTGATGGTTGCTCCGGTTATGAAGGGGCAGTACGGTGCGTTAGGTTCGGTTACTCTGGAGAAGGGCAAGCTCGATATGTCTCAGAAGCAATCCCAGTCTAGCCCCGAG ACTGCAATTGGGGGAGGTGGTGGAGatattggaaagaaaataaatcatggtggtggtgatggtggtgaTGACGATGGCGACGACGACGATTACTTTGACGACTTCGATGACGGCGATGAAGGAGATGAGGGAGGCCTATTTAGGAGAAGGAAATTTATTGAGGAG CTTTTTGATCGTAAATTTGTGGATGCGGTGTTACATGAGTGGCAGCGGACAATGATGGATTTGCCTGCTGGATTCCGCCAAGCTTATGAAATGGTATAG